Below is a genomic region from Glaciihabitans sp. INWT7.
AAAGCCATTGCTGGCAACACAGGCAGAGGCGGTCGTCCCGAACGCCCGACCTCCGGCCAATTCCGAACATACGGGCAGACAGAACCGTCTCCCGAATCAGACGCGCCGATGGAACACCCGGATTTTAGGGAGCCGGTGCTAGGCCCCGACCAACTGCTCCGCGAGGTAGCCCACGACACGGTCGAGAGAGATGCGTTCCTGAGCCATCGAATCCCTTTCTCGAACCGTCACCGCATTGACTTCGAGGGTGTCGAAGTCGATGGTGATGCAGAACGGCGTGCCGATTTCGTCCTGGCGCCGGTAGCGACGTCCGATGGCTCCAGCATCGTCGAACTCGATGTTCCAGTACTTGCGCAAGTCGGCCGCAAGCGACCGGGCGACCGGCGACAGCTGCTCATTCCGGGACAGCGGGAGAACGGCGACCTTGACCGGGGACAGGCGTCGGTCGAGACGCAATACCGTGCGCTTGTCCACCCCGCCCTTCGTGTTGGGGGCCTCGTCCTCGTGGTAGGCGTCGGCGAGAAATGCCATGAGCGCCCGGGTGAGGCCGAATGCCGGCTCGATCACGAAGGGGATCCATCGCTCGTTCTTGGTCTGGTCGAAGTACGACAGGTCCACCCCGGAGCCCTCCGAATGGGTCTTCAGGTCGAAGTCCGTGCGGTTGGCCACGCCCATGAGCTCGCCCCACTCGCTGCCCGCGAACCGGAACCGATACTCGAGGTCGACGGTGCGCTTGGAGTAGTGCGACAGCTTCTCCTGCGGGTGCTCGAAGCGGCGGATGTTCTCGGAGCTGATGCCGAGGTCGGCGAACCATGCCTCGCAGGCATCGATCCAGTATTCGAACCACTCGTCGTCGGTGCCGGGCTCGACGAAGAATTCCATCTCCATCTGTTCGAACTCACGGGTGCGGAAGATGAAGTTGCCTGGCGTGATCTCGTTGCGGAAGCTCTTGCCCACCTGCGCGATGCCGAAGGGCGGCTTCAGGCGCGAGGTCGCGAGCACGTTGGCGAAGTTGGTGAAGATGCCCTGGGCGGTCTCGGGACGCAGGTAGTGCATCCCCTCCTCGTTGTCGACCGGGCCGAGGAAGGTCTTGAGCAGTCCGGAGAAGTTCTGCGGCTCGGTCCACGACCCCGGCTGGCCGGTGTCGGGGTCCTTGATGTCGGCGAGGCCATTGACCGGGGGGTGGCCGTGCTTCTCCTCGTAGGCTTCGAGCAGGTGATCCGCGCGGTAGCGCTTGTGGGTGTGGAGCGACTCCACGAGCGGGTCGCTGAAGACCTCGACGTGACCGGAGACCTCCCAGACGCGCTTGGGGAGGATGACGGCGGAGTCGAGCCCCACGATGTCGTCCCGGCCCTGCACCATGAACTGCCACCATTGGCGTTTGATGTTCTCTTTGAGCGCGGTGCCGAGAGGCCCGTAGTCCCAGGCGGATCGCGAACCCCCGTAGATCTCTCCCGATTGGAAGACGAAACCCCGGCGCTTGGCGAGATTGATGACGGGATCGAGCGGGGAGGCGTTGGCCACGAAGAACTCCAAAGGTCAGCCGCGCTGGGTGCGCGGTCGCAGGGCAAGCCCCAATCCTAGTTTGTGCCGCAACCGCCGATCGCGGCCACCGCGAGGGGCAGCTCGCACGCGCCGAGGTTCAATTCCTCAGCTCCGAGCGCCTCGGTGAAGCTGATGCGGACGGCGATCTGCGCGACCCGGATACGACCGGCCCGAGAAGCAGCAGCGCGATCTGGATGCGCTGGGCGGGAGACGGGAGAGGTCGGAGATGCCGAGCAGTTTCCAGAACAGTACGTTGTCGACCCACTACTCACTGACATCAGCGCTGATGGCGACCGCTCCAAGAATCCGCACGGGGACGAACAGCACCGCCATCTCGTGCCGTTCCGTCTCGTAGCCCCGTGCGGACCCCCAGCTTCGTCTAGGCCCGCGGAGAGAGCTCCTCGGTGCGGCTTGTGCGAAAACAATCATGGTGGCGGCGGGACAGACGCACCCGCCGCACCCGATCGACGCCCACGAGCGAATGGGTCGAGCAACCCCGTCGGGCGGTCCATCCGGGTCGGGCGGATCATCCGGGTCGGGCGGATCATCCGGGTCGGGCGGATCGGGGGCGCAAGGCGGATCAGGGGCGCAGCGCTGCGACGACCGCCGCGACATCCGCTTCGTCGTTCCACAGGTGGAAGGCCGCGCGAAGACGACCGGCGCGCCCCGAGGCCTTGATGCCCGCTGCGACGAGCTTGTGCAGGTCGGAGGCGTCCGGATCCGCCCAGGTGACTATCGCCTGGTGCTGCTGCGGTATGCCGAGCCCGTCGCAGAGCAGGTCACCGAGACCGCTGCTGTAGGCCCAGACTTCGGCGATGTCGAGCTCGGAGAACATGCGGATGGCGGGCTCCGCTCCCACCCAGGCCGGCCAGGCCGGCGAGACATCGAACGCTCGTGCGTCGCTCGCCAGGGTCATGTGCGGTCCGTAGCAGGACTGCCAGACCTGGTCCCCCGCGTACCAGCCCGCCTGCAGCGGCCGCAGCGTGGCCTGGAACCGCTCGCTCAGCGTGAGGAAGGCGACGCCGCGTGGCGCACAGAGCCACTTGTAGCTGTGGCACACGGTCGCATCGAAGAGCGAAGCGTCCACCGGATGCACCCCGGCCGACTGGGTCGTGTCGCAGAAGGTGTACGCGTCGTGGGCGCTCGCTGCCGCAACGATGGCCGCGACATCCGCCACCACCCCGGTGGACGACTGAATGTGGGAGAACACGACCAGCCAGGTGTCATCGGTGATGGACT
It encodes:
- a CDS encoding aminotransferase class V-fold PLP-dependent enzyme, with the translated sequence MTTATRPALSPELQRARSSFEPSSGFLAVASIGIPTRETVAAQKADLDLWGAARRDPMDYDAIVERTRRSYAQLVGVTPDRVATGSQTSVITSLVAAGVPDGAEVLSVDGDFSSIVFPLLQQPGIRLRTVSLAALAESITDDTWLVVFSHIQSSTGVVADVAAIVAAASAHDAYTFCDTTQSAGVHPVDASLFDATVCHSYKWLCAPRGVAFLTLSERFQATLRPLQAGWYAGDQVWQSCYGPHMTLASDARAFDVSPAWPAWVGAEPAIRMFSELDIAEVWAYSSGLGDLLCDGLGIPQQHQAIVTWADPDASDLHKLVAAGIKASGRAGRLRAAFHLWNDEADVAAVVAALRP
- a CDS encoding glycine--tRNA ligase, which encodes MANASPLDPVINLAKRRGFVFQSGEIYGGSRSAWDYGPLGTALKENIKRQWWQFMVQGRDDIVGLDSAVILPKRVWEVSGHVEVFSDPLVESLHTHKRYRADHLLEAYEEKHGHPPVNGLADIKDPDTGQPGSWTEPQNFSGLLKTFLGPVDNEEGMHYLRPETAQGIFTNFANVLATSRLKPPFGIAQVGKSFRNEITPGNFIFRTREFEQMEMEFFVEPGTDDEWFEYWIDACEAWFADLGISSENIRRFEHPQEKLSHYSKRTVDLEYRFRFAGSEWGELMGVANRTDFDLKTHSEGSGVDLSYFDQTKNERWIPFVIEPAFGLTRALMAFLADAYHEDEAPNTKGGVDKRTVLRLDRRLSPVKVAVLPLSRNEQLSPVARSLAADLRKYWNIEFDDAGAIGRRYRRQDEIGTPFCITIDFDTLEVNAVTVRERDSMAQERISLDRVVGYLAEQLVGA